From Drosophila subpulchrella strain 33 F10 #4 breed RU33 unplaced genomic scaffold, RU_Dsub_v1.1 Primary Assembly Seq354, whole genome shotgun sequence, the proteins below share one genomic window:
- the LOC119561070 gene encoding uncharacterized protein LOC119561070 isoform X1: protein MEESGDFTLNLPCDCFLEIIKYIIADCELNKEFEYDIFKKYNDLMNFVLAHNLFLELFAAHHKKLYQVLELGLERRTTKLLIDLRVNKLSNQNRNLFWRSYLHSIREGSSFKADLYFGHYGKNMENYAEVNVEGILSYPEKLNLNGNITSQALVDICVSLPNLKKLSVGSIKISGSISDIAPHCGNLEMLSVQFNAGDDVAKFAPLAQLPNLKTFTIAGIHKSGSQLIFFNDLTKLHRPKSLPPLALTIEDDIVDSNTPVTFAALDSLGYLHIQDSYAVFDGNRNARLRAVYEVNEAPQGGSSKKESVATITVGEFVDLKFDSSREELILNIAKNSDIGQMGSLSMLPKTSYLVIKSRSGEYIKHTSLATFFRSIVAKETFLLISCNIKNMFLDRSEFMELSKLKSIRFLKCSFSDCYSVRFLDQLTNLQHMEIFVDEYLDSKTSLLVLKLLNANQMTAKLNFKNVNITLLKGEQNLDIFLKIGCKAEVLSPLAQLNGITTLQIKGHPEKESLNGLFEAFATSNISTIEELDISKLGDIFFNSVSKVSEIQSIKKLSCDLVDLTGVEKLANLDKLQELNIKTNKFGTLSSLFTSLAAKNKIQCIRIPNGTLSPKEILEVSRIKSLKVLECRFSDMEDQQSLSELANSSIEELIVSPISYRLHTEQSVHKLVSAFSSNGIIRLQRLEIKGKALDISETTEISLLPVIISLQIASSDSLRSLARNPLCKLQSLELCFSVGLSEIEFLFQFETLQSLKCALRDEKGVAVLANIKGLKELTIVEAEGSLSELYKTFADESLTILEKLHTQIISSQEICEISQIKSLAELNIDCKCACDNLSDLCQLNELKSLRIAEKDKSAVKIDNVLPIFKKCQKLDCVTFELYDGCSEAPKIAKEVNTILKSIRDPALRRPLKLHIQSIDRNIEVMETEYLRVSHSRIRRRLLSHYLVRRGRTNCFRDCRRTSPSLGCVRP from the exons ATGGAAGAGAGTGGAGATTTTACTCTCAATTTGCCATGCGACTGCTTTTTGGAGATAATAAAGTACATAATTGCCGATTGCGAACTAAATAAAGAATTCGAGTAtgacattttcaaaaaatataacGATTTAATGAACTTTGTGTTAGCCCACAATTTATTCTTGGAGTTGTTTGCGGCGCATCACAAAAAGCTGTACCAGGTTCTGGAGTTGGGCCTTGAACGCAGAACCACAAAGTTGCTTATAGATCTGCGAGTCAATAAGTTATCAAACCAAAACAGGAACCTTTTCTGGAGATCCTACCTGCATTCTATCAGGGAGGGGAGTTCTTTCAAGGCAGATTTGTATTTTGGCCATTATGGAAAGAATATGGAAAATTACGCAGAGGTTAATGTAGAAG GCATTTTATCATACCCCGAGAAGTTAAATTTGAATGGTAACATTACCTCACAGGCATTAGTGGATATATGTGTCTCGCtaccaaatttaaaaaaattgtccGTTGGAAGCATTAAAATAAGTGGAAGTATTTCGGACATCGCACCCCATTGCGGTAATCTGGAAATGCTAAGCGTTCAATTTAACGCAGGAGATGATGTTGCCAAATTCGCACCGCTGGCTCAGTTGCCCAATTTAAAAACCTTCACTATTGCTGGAATCCACAAAAGCGGTTcgcaattaatattttttaatgatttaacGAAATTGCACCGACCTAAAAGTTTACCACCTTTAGCTTTGACCATTGAAGATGATATAGTCGACAGTAATACCCCTGTTACTTTTGCTGCTCTTGATTCATTAGGTTATTTGCACATACAAGATAGTTATGCTGTATTTGATGGAAATAGAAACGCACGACTAAGGGCGGTGTACGAGGTAAATGAAGCACCGCAAGGTGGCAGTTCAAAAAAAGAATCTGTGGCAACCATAACCGTAGGTGAATTTGTGGACTTGAAATTTGACAGCTCAAGAGAAgaacttattttaaatatagctAAAAATTCGGATATAGGCCAAATGGGCTCTTTATCAATGCTGCCCAAAACGAGTTACTTGGTGATAAAAAGTCGTTCTGGAGAATACATAAAGCACACCTCCCTTGCAACATTCTTTCGATCAATAGTCGCAAAAGAaacttttcttttaatatcGTGCAACATAAAGAATATGTTTCTAGACCGATCAGAATTCATGGAACTTTCGAAATTAAAGTCAATACGATTTCTGAAGTGCTCCTTTTCCGATTGCTATTCGGTCCGATTTTTAGACCAACTAACTAACTTGCAACATATGGAAATTTTTGTTGACGAATACCTTGACTCCAAAACATCATTACTAGTTCTGAAATTGCTTAATGCCAATCAGATGACCGCAAAACtgaatttcaaaaatgttaatattacCCTATTGAAGGGTGAACAGAACTTGGATATTTTTCTGAAAATTGGCTGTAAAGCTGAAGTTCTGTCCCCCCTGGCTCAACTTAATGGTATTACCACCCTTCAAATTAAAGGGCACCCAGAGAAAGAATCTCTTAACGGACTATTTGAAGCATTCGCCACCAGCAATATAAGCACTATCGAAGAATTGGATATCTCGAAATTGGGTGATATTTTTTTCAACAGTGTTTCCAAAGTATCAGAAATTCAATCCATTAAGAAACTGTCTTGCGACCTAGTAGATCTGACTGGAGTTGAGAAATTGGCCAACTTGGATAAACTTCAAGAGTtgaacataaaaacaaataagtttGGAACCCTGTCCTCACTTTTTACAAGTCTGGCTGCGAAGAATAAAATTCAGTGTATAAGAATACCAAATGGTACGCTTTCACCTAAAGAGATTTTAGAGGTTTCTCGAATAAAATCACTGAAAGTATTAGAGTGCAGGTTTTCCGACATGGAAGATCAACAATCGTTGTCAGAGCTAGCTAACTCAAGTATTGAAGAACTAATTGTTTCCCCAATTTCTTACCGCCTACACACAGAGCAATCCGTACATAAATTAGTGTCTGCATTTTCCTCAAACGGAATAATTAGACTTCAGCGTCTGGAAATTAAGGGCAAAGCACTCGACATCAGTGAAACAACTGAAATTTCTTTGTTACCAGTTATAATAAGTTTGCAAATCGCATCTTCTGACTCACTGAGGAGCTTGGCACGTAATCCACTGTGTAAGCTTCAGAGCTTGGAATTATGTTTTTCTGTTGGCCTTAgtgaaattgaatttttgtttCAATTTGAAACACTGCAGTCATTAAAATGCGCATTGCGCGATGAAAAGGGTGTAGCAGTTTTGGCAAATATAAAAGGTCTTAAGGAACTGACCATCGTCGAAGCAGAAGGATCGCTTAGTGAACTTTACAAGACCTTTGCTGATGAGAGTTTGACAATTTTAGAAAAACTGCATACACAAATTATAAGTTCGCAAGAGATCTGTGAGATATCGCAAATTAAATCCTTAGCAGAACTAAATATTGATTGCAAATGCGCATGTGACAATTTATCAGACCTGTGTCAGCTAAATGAACTTAAATCACTACGTATAGCTGAAAAAGATAAATCAGCAGTGAAAATCGATAACGTGCTGccgatttttaaaaaatgtcaaaaactCGATTGCGTCACCTTTGAATTGTACGATGGTTGCTCCGAAGCTCCCAAAATTGCAAAGGAAgttaatacaattttaaaatctataAGGGATCCTGCACTTCGAAGACCATTAAAACTTCATATTCAATCCATTGATCGAAAC ATAGAAGTCATGGAAACTGAATACTTGAGGGTTTCGCATAGCCGAATAAGAAGAAGATTACTTTCGCATTACTTAGTAAGAAGGGGAAGAACAAATTGTTTTCGAGATTGCCGCAGAACATCTCCATCGTTGGGCTGCGTTAGGCCTTAG
- the LOC119561070 gene encoding uncharacterized protein LOC119561070 isoform X2 codes for MEESGDFTLNLPCDCFLEIIKYIIADCELNKEFEYDIFKKYNDLMNFVLAHNLFLELFAAHHKKLYQVLELGLERRTTKLLIDLRVNKLSNQNRNLFWRSYLHSIREGSSFKADLYFGHYGKNMENYAEVNVEGILSYPEKLNLNGNITSQALVDICVSLPNLKKLSVGSIKISGSISDIAPHCGNLEMLSVQFNAGDDVAKFAPLAQLPNLKTFTIAGIHKSGSQLIFFNDLTKLHRPKSLPPLALTIEDDIVDSNTPVTFAALDSLGYLHIQDSYAVFDGNRNARLRAVYEVNEAPQGGSSKKESVATITVGEFVDLKFDSSREELILNIAKNSDIGQMGSLSMLPKTSYLVIKSRSGEYIKHTSLATFFRSIVAKETFLLISCNIKNMFLDRSEFMELSKLKSIRFLKCSFSDCYSVRFLDQLTNLQHMEIFVDEYLDSKTSLLVLKLLNANQMTAKLNFKNVNITLLKGEQNLDIFLKIGCKAEVLSPLAQLNGITTLQIKGHPEKESLNGLFEAFATSNISTIEELDISKLGDIFFNSVSKVSEIQSIKKLSCDLVDLTGVEKLANLDKLQELNIKTNKFGTLSSLFTSLAAKNKIQCIRIPNGTLSPKEILEVSRIKSLKVLECRFSDMEDQQSLSELANSSIEELIVSPISYRLHTEQSVHKLVSAFSSNGIIRLQRLEIKGKALDISETTEISLLPVIISLQIASSDSLRSLARNPLCKLQSLELCFSVGLSEIEFLFQFETLQSLKCALRDEKGVAVLANIKGLKELTIVEAEGSLSELYKTFADESLTILEKLHTQIISSQEICEISQIKSLAELNIDCKCACDNLSDLCQLNELKSLRIAEKDKSAVKIDNVLPIFKKCQKLDCVTFELYDGCSEAPKIAKEVNTILKSIRDPALRRPLKLHIQSIDRNKSWKLNT; via the exons ATGGAAGAGAGTGGAGATTTTACTCTCAATTTGCCATGCGACTGCTTTTTGGAGATAATAAAGTACATAATTGCCGATTGCGAACTAAATAAAGAATTCGAGTAtgacattttcaaaaaatataacGATTTAATGAACTTTGTGTTAGCCCACAATTTATTCTTGGAGTTGTTTGCGGCGCATCACAAAAAGCTGTACCAGGTTCTGGAGTTGGGCCTTGAACGCAGAACCACAAAGTTGCTTATAGATCTGCGAGTCAATAAGTTATCAAACCAAAACAGGAACCTTTTCTGGAGATCCTACCTGCATTCTATCAGGGAGGGGAGTTCTTTCAAGGCAGATTTGTATTTTGGCCATTATGGAAAGAATATGGAAAATTACGCAGAGGTTAATGTAGAAG GCATTTTATCATACCCCGAGAAGTTAAATTTGAATGGTAACATTACCTCACAGGCATTAGTGGATATATGTGTCTCGCtaccaaatttaaaaaaattgtccGTTGGAAGCATTAAAATAAGTGGAAGTATTTCGGACATCGCACCCCATTGCGGTAATCTGGAAATGCTAAGCGTTCAATTTAACGCAGGAGATGATGTTGCCAAATTCGCACCGCTGGCTCAGTTGCCCAATTTAAAAACCTTCACTATTGCTGGAATCCACAAAAGCGGTTcgcaattaatattttttaatgatttaacGAAATTGCACCGACCTAAAAGTTTACCACCTTTAGCTTTGACCATTGAAGATGATATAGTCGACAGTAATACCCCTGTTACTTTTGCTGCTCTTGATTCATTAGGTTATTTGCACATACAAGATAGTTATGCTGTATTTGATGGAAATAGAAACGCACGACTAAGGGCGGTGTACGAGGTAAATGAAGCACCGCAAGGTGGCAGTTCAAAAAAAGAATCTGTGGCAACCATAACCGTAGGTGAATTTGTGGACTTGAAATTTGACAGCTCAAGAGAAgaacttattttaaatatagctAAAAATTCGGATATAGGCCAAATGGGCTCTTTATCAATGCTGCCCAAAACGAGTTACTTGGTGATAAAAAGTCGTTCTGGAGAATACATAAAGCACACCTCCCTTGCAACATTCTTTCGATCAATAGTCGCAAAAGAaacttttcttttaatatcGTGCAACATAAAGAATATGTTTCTAGACCGATCAGAATTCATGGAACTTTCGAAATTAAAGTCAATACGATTTCTGAAGTGCTCCTTTTCCGATTGCTATTCGGTCCGATTTTTAGACCAACTAACTAACTTGCAACATATGGAAATTTTTGTTGACGAATACCTTGACTCCAAAACATCATTACTAGTTCTGAAATTGCTTAATGCCAATCAGATGACCGCAAAACtgaatttcaaaaatgttaatattacCCTATTGAAGGGTGAACAGAACTTGGATATTTTTCTGAAAATTGGCTGTAAAGCTGAAGTTCTGTCCCCCCTGGCTCAACTTAATGGTATTACCACCCTTCAAATTAAAGGGCACCCAGAGAAAGAATCTCTTAACGGACTATTTGAAGCATTCGCCACCAGCAATATAAGCACTATCGAAGAATTGGATATCTCGAAATTGGGTGATATTTTTTTCAACAGTGTTTCCAAAGTATCAGAAATTCAATCCATTAAGAAACTGTCTTGCGACCTAGTAGATCTGACTGGAGTTGAGAAATTGGCCAACTTGGATAAACTTCAAGAGTtgaacataaaaacaaataagtttGGAACCCTGTCCTCACTTTTTACAAGTCTGGCTGCGAAGAATAAAATTCAGTGTATAAGAATACCAAATGGTACGCTTTCACCTAAAGAGATTTTAGAGGTTTCTCGAATAAAATCACTGAAAGTATTAGAGTGCAGGTTTTCCGACATGGAAGATCAACAATCGTTGTCAGAGCTAGCTAACTCAAGTATTGAAGAACTAATTGTTTCCCCAATTTCTTACCGCCTACACACAGAGCAATCCGTACATAAATTAGTGTCTGCATTTTCCTCAAACGGAATAATTAGACTTCAGCGTCTGGAAATTAAGGGCAAAGCACTCGACATCAGTGAAACAACTGAAATTTCTTTGTTACCAGTTATAATAAGTTTGCAAATCGCATCTTCTGACTCACTGAGGAGCTTGGCACGTAATCCACTGTGTAAGCTTCAGAGCTTGGAATTATGTTTTTCTGTTGGCCTTAgtgaaattgaatttttgtttCAATTTGAAACACTGCAGTCATTAAAATGCGCATTGCGCGATGAAAAGGGTGTAGCAGTTTTGGCAAATATAAAAGGTCTTAAGGAACTGACCATCGTCGAAGCAGAAGGATCGCTTAGTGAACTTTACAAGACCTTTGCTGATGAGAGTTTGACAATTTTAGAAAAACTGCATACACAAATTATAAGTTCGCAAGAGATCTGTGAGATATCGCAAATTAAATCCTTAGCAGAACTAAATATTGATTGCAAATGCGCATGTGACAATTTATCAGACCTGTGTCAGCTAAATGAACTTAAATCACTACGTATAGCTGAAAAAGATAAATCAGCAGTGAAAATCGATAACGTGCTGccgatttttaaaaaatgtcaaaaactCGATTGCGTCACCTTTGAATTGTACGATGGTTGCTCCGAAGCTCCCAAAATTGCAAAGGAAgttaatacaattttaaaatctataAGGGATCCTGCACTTCGAAGACCATTAAAACTTCATATTCAATCCATTGATCGAAAC AAGTCATGGAAACTGAATACTTGA